A DNA window from Aminipila luticellarii contains the following coding sequences:
- a CDS encoding toxic anion resistance protein, producing the protein MSEQIKETEMPAPTLTFEPFAEEEAAQSGSSSMHLNDDMVQKSARVQEIPLTEEEEKIIEEFASKIELSNSNMIIQYGSGAQKKIADFSESALDNVRTKDLGEIGGILSNVVMELKNFEAEDSKGFLGIFKRTFNKIANMKTKYDKAEIHVTKICTVLENHQIQLLKDVAMLDKMYNMNKVYFKELSMYILAGKRKLDEVRNTELPVLEERAKISGLPEDAQAVNDLSALCSRFEKKLHDLELTRMISIQMAPQIRLVQNNDTLMSDKIQSTLVNTIPLWKSQMVLALGIANSKQAAEAQRKVTDMTNDLLRKNAETLKMASIDAAKESERGIVDIETLANTNQSLISTLEEVTRIQEEGRRKRAQAETELLRMEGELKQKLLEIRK; encoded by the coding sequence ATGAGTGAACAGATAAAAGAAACAGAAATGCCGGCACCGACTTTGACCTTTGAACCGTTTGCAGAGGAAGAAGCTGCACAGTCCGGTTCATCGAGTATGCATCTAAATGATGATATGGTGCAGAAATCTGCCCGGGTGCAGGAAATACCGCTGACCGAAGAGGAAGAGAAAATCATTGAGGAGTTTGCGTCAAAAATAGAACTTAGCAATTCCAACATGATTATACAATATGGCTCCGGCGCACAAAAGAAAATTGCAGATTTTTCGGAATCCGCATTGGATAATGTACGAACAAAAGACTTGGGGGAAATTGGCGGAATCCTCTCAAATGTTGTAATGGAACTAAAAAATTTTGAAGCAGAAGATAGCAAAGGATTTTTGGGAATTTTTAAACGCACATTCAATAAAATTGCAAATATGAAAACAAAATATGACAAGGCTGAGATTCATGTGACTAAGATCTGTACCGTATTGGAAAACCATCAAATCCAATTATTAAAGGATGTAGCCATGTTAGATAAAATGTATAATATGAACAAAGTATATTTTAAAGAACTGTCCATGTATATTCTGGCAGGGAAGAGAAAATTGGATGAGGTACGGAATACAGAGCTTCCGGTCTTGGAAGAACGGGCAAAAATCAGTGGACTGCCGGAGGATGCGCAAGCTGTTAACGACTTATCAGCTTTATGCAGCCGTTTTGAAAAAAAGCTTCACGATCTGGAATTGACGAGGATGATTTCGATTCAGATGGCACCGCAGATCCGCCTTGTGCAGAATAATGACACGTTAATGTCAGATAAAATTCAATCTACGCTGGTCAATACGATTCCTCTCTGGAAAAGCCAGATGGTTCTTGCGCTGGGAATTGCTAATTCAAAACAGGCAGCAGAAGCACAGCGTAAGGTGACAGATATGACAAATGATCTGTTGCGAAAGAATGCAGAAACCTTGAAAATGGCTTCTATTGATGCGGCAAAGGAATCAGAACGTGGAATCGTTGATATAGAAACACTGGCGAATACAAACCAAAGCTTGATTTCTACCTTGGAGGAAGTAACCAGAATTCAGGAGGAAGGCAGGCGGAAACGGGCTCAGGCAGAGACGGAGCTGCTCCGCATGGAGGGAGAACTGAAACAAAAATTGCTGGAAATACGTAAATAA
- the pgeF gene encoding peptidoglycan editing factor PgeF yields the protein MSTLYLPIFEEKEGVRAFFSTKAGASLQSPYYNKKVLEELSLQNCRLVWPEQVHQTHIEVIRESAESREPVRAAKTDGIITNNPDILLTTVHADCLAVFFYDKKKKAIGLVHAGWRGTVGGIVVKAVKQMESEYGSKPEDIAAFISPGISKCCFETGEEVYDLFLENWKWADAFAEKKGSKYYIDLKGINERQLLEAGVREIQVSGYCTCCRPEMFCSYRREQGTKMRMGAGICLSR from the coding sequence TTGAGCACATTATATTTACCAATATTTGAAGAGAAAGAGGGGGTAAGGGCTTTTTTCTCCACTAAGGCGGGAGCAAGCCTTCAAAGCCCATATTATAACAAAAAAGTTTTAGAGGAATTATCTTTACAGAATTGCAGGCTGGTATGGCCGGAACAGGTGCACCAGACCCATATCGAAGTTATAAGGGAATCAGCGGAAAGCAGGGAGCCTGTCAGAGCCGCGAAAACAGATGGGATTATTACCAATAATCCGGATATTTTGCTGACCACCGTTCATGCAGATTGTCTTGCCGTATTTTTTTATGACAAAAAGAAAAAAGCAATTGGATTGGTACATGCGGGGTGGAGGGGGACCGTGGGAGGCATTGTTGTAAAAGCCGTAAAACAGATGGAATCGGAATATGGAAGCAAGCCGGAGGATATAGCGGCCTTTATCAGTCCGGGTATCAGTAAATGCTGTTTTGAAACGGGAGAAGAAGTCTATGACCTGTTTTTAGAAAACTGGAAATGGGCAGATGCTTTTGCAGAAAAAAAAGGATCAAAATATTATATTGATTTAAAAGGGATCAACGAAAGACAGCTTTTAGAGGCCGGGGTCAGGGAAATTCAAGTCAGCGGATATTGCACGTGTTGCCGACCGGAAATGTTCTGCTCCTATCGGAGAGAGCAGGGAACGAAAATGCGGATGGGCGCAGGGATTTGCCTGAGCAGATAA
- a CDS encoding 5-bromo-4-chloroindolyl phosphate hydrolysis family protein: MNATIRRRCRKGAFIETEDYGVEEIMRNDNFIDFGEEISKTIRKVLNNQDFYDLRNTINRTMNHVPGMGGYPFFQNPPGNDGFPHLSKEYQENVQKNASGDYDPFGAQNISAYPKKQKGVGSIAGILLLTFGTIGSTISGLTVLTGMVTELTVGNIPALSVVTEVFGILFFAFLTMIISGLTLRKRAKRFQRYQKVLNGRTFCMIQELAVATGKENKFIIKDLRKMVKAGLFTEGYLDEQETCLITDYKTYMQYLATVENAKERQKEEKREQEKWAGRQDGAVLKDTIEEGKSYICTIKAANDALPEAEISEKLDLLERVTTKIFDYVEEHPEKLSEIRKFMCYYMPITLKLVKAYQQFDQHAFPAGEIADTKKEIKDTLDTINLAYQNLLKRLMQTDILDVSSDISALETILAQEGLTEDDFMQGHTRNQEE, from the coding sequence ATGAACGCAACGATTAGGCGGCGTTGCCGCAAGGGAGCGTTCATTGAAACTGAGGATTATGGAGTGGAAGAGATTATGCGAAATGACAATTTTATAGATTTTGGGGAAGAAATAAGTAAAACGATTAGAAAAGTATTGAACAATCAGGATTTTTATGACTTAAGAAATACCATAAACCGCACGATGAATCACGTGCCGGGAATGGGAGGATACCCATTCTTTCAAAATCCTCCAGGCAATGATGGATTCCCGCATTTGTCGAAGGAGTATCAGGAGAATGTTCAGAAAAATGCTTCCGGAGATTACGATCCCTTTGGGGCGCAGAATATAAGTGCCTATCCTAAGAAGCAAAAAGGAGTAGGTTCGATTGCAGGCATTCTGCTGCTGACTTTCGGTACCATTGGATCCACTATTTCCGGGCTGACCGTCTTGACTGGAATGGTGACGGAACTTACTGTGGGGAATATTCCGGCATTATCGGTGGTCACGGAAGTATTTGGCATACTTTTTTTCGCTTTTCTGACTATGATTATTTCAGGGCTTACCCTGAGAAAGCGGGCAAAACGATTTCAACGTTATCAAAAGGTGCTGAATGGACGTACTTTTTGTATGATACAGGAATTGGCAGTTGCAACGGGAAAAGAAAACAAGTTTATTATCAAAGACCTTCGGAAAATGGTCAAAGCCGGGCTATTCACGGAAGGGTATTTGGATGAACAAGAAACCTGTCTGATAACAGACTATAAGACTTATATGCAATATTTGGCTACTGTGGAAAATGCAAAGGAACGGCAGAAAGAAGAAAAAAGAGAACAGGAAAAGTGGGCAGGACGGCAGGACGGAGCCGTATTAAAAGACACAATAGAAGAAGGAAAAAGCTATATTTGTACTATAAAAGCGGCCAATGATGCTTTACCGGAAGCTGAAATTTCAGAAAAGCTGGATCTTTTGGAAAGAGTGACAACGAAAATATTTGATTATGTGGAAGAGCATCCGGAAAAACTTTCAGAAATTCGTAAATTTATGTGTTATTATATGCCCATTACATTGAAATTAGTTAAGGCATATCAGCAGTTCGATCAACATGCGTTCCCTGCAGGGGAGATTGCAGATACGAAGAAAGAAATCAAGGATACACTTGATACGATTAATCTGGCGTATCAAAATTTATTAAAAAGGTTAATGCAGACTGATATTTTAGACGTTTCTTCGGATATTTCCGCATTAGAGACCATATTGGCACAGGAAGGGCTGACTGAAGACGATTTTATGCAAGGTCATACAAGAAATCAAGAGGAATAA
- a CDS encoding DUF4127 family protein produces the protein MKKKTVSLLLCIAMILTMIPGEAVTAWADTDASPQNEAQPLEKEPILAYIPLDNRPVNVDRVIYEAESAGFQVMMPEEDLYATRLDGQPLNSNGTPYGDSKKLMEWLEEMDKKTDYFVISLDQLLSGGLVNSRTLYSSKYFDEYQMIDKLVELSQNNHIYIVDTVTRLASCTVGYQGATLETYNYLRQYNLTPRSVLNQKNLTVKNIISDYTRDEQGKKIPVSSQYSKEVSQSLKTRERKLSMIDYILSMDSAGKMKYFIGIDDSNPQNTIQTNEVNFIGKKLGDRGLIYSGADELGMMAVLNLMIDYYGNDVKASAVYFGNTESSGSGSVYDMETVKENVEKHLQSIGVKLVDKDKADMEIVVLTSPSTAILNSKYISQMIDYINQNIAKGTPTIVINSAPSAYGGNLEYRMIRECEMSMLLAYSSWGTVGNSIGLSLCNGISRYLYLHSRDNSSDKADIAFLKGLIFSYEKDISYIRGGGKTLFNDYLTSKGWSASNFYQSDEQVKTVNADLENMLKTSEYNVTVNDIVNNLTDCRYLKGLGGECGIIGKINLNHYSAPFFRTYEIRFDIGVKLSDITLKGFKDSLTVNMPYAPTEGQLTYSLNLYYLDASGKLQKLPCVYDKNTGTVQFATNMLPNFFTDTRSMEADKAESLFADVPVSAWYFDYVMYAYEKGMMNGTGGSLFQPKAPMTRAMMVYTLYKMAGAPEVKGNVSVPEDVGSSWYKPAVEWALENGIASENWEKKFAGNDSVTREQLADMLWKYAKYKGMDVTKGKYADVYHYADVFAVSPQLRDGVDWACSAGILTGTGTGTILAPQSPATRGEVAAMLKRFAEIE, from the coding sequence ATGAAAAAAAAGACTGTGAGCTTACTGCTCTGCATAGCAATGATACTGACCATGATACCGGGGGAGGCGGTGACCGCGTGGGCTGATACCGACGCCTCTCCCCAGAATGAAGCACAGCCTTTGGAAAAAGAACCGATTTTGGCATACATACCGCTGGATAACAGACCGGTCAATGTAGACCGGGTGATCTACGAGGCAGAATCTGCGGGGTTTCAGGTCATGATGCCGGAGGAAGATTTATATGCCACCAGATTAGACGGGCAGCCGCTGAATTCCAACGGAACCCCGTATGGAGACAGTAAGAAGCTGATGGAATGGCTGGAAGAGATGGATAAAAAAACCGATTACTTTGTGATTTCTTTAGATCAGCTGCTTTCCGGCGGTCTGGTAAATTCCCGTACCTTGTACAGCAGCAAATATTTTGACGAATATCAAATGATTGACAAGCTGGTGGAGCTTTCCCAGAACAATCATATCTATATCGTCGATACGGTCACCCGGCTGGCATCCTGCACGGTGGGATATCAGGGAGCGACTCTTGAAACGTATAACTATCTGAGACAGTATAATTTAACACCCAGATCTGTATTGAATCAGAAGAATCTTACCGTAAAAAATATTATTTCAGATTATACGCGGGATGAGCAGGGAAAGAAAATTCCGGTGAGTTCCCAATATTCCAAGGAAGTAAGTCAGTCCTTAAAGACCCGGGAGAGGAAATTAAGCATGATTGATTATATTCTTTCCATGGATTCGGCCGGAAAAATGAAATATTTTATCGGGATTGATGACTCCAACCCACAGAATACCATTCAGACCAATGAAGTCAACTTTATAGGAAAGAAATTGGGCGATAGGGGATTGATCTACTCCGGTGCGGATGAGCTGGGCATGATGGCCGTACTGAATCTGATGATCGACTATTATGGGAACGATGTCAAGGCATCCGCCGTGTATTTCGGCAACACGGAAAGCTCAGGCTCCGGTTCTGTGTACGATATGGAAACGGTCAAAGAAAATGTGGAAAAGCACCTGCAAAGTATCGGGGTCAAATTGGTGGATAAAGATAAAGCCGATATGGAAATCGTCGTATTGACTTCTCCCTCCACGGCAATCCTGAATTCAAAGTATATCAGCCAGATGATCGATTACATTAATCAGAATATTGCGAAGGGAACGCCCACCATCGTTATTAACTCAGCCCCTTCCGCATATGGGGGCAATTTGGAGTACCGGATGATTCGGGAGTGTGAAATGAGCATGCTGCTGGCTTACAGCAGCTGGGGAACCGTGGGAAATTCTATTGGATTATCCTTATGCAACGGGATTTCACGATATTTGTATTTACACAGCAGAGATAACAGCAGCGATAAAGCCGATATTGCATTCCTGAAAGGATTGATTTTCTCCTATGAAAAGGATATAAGCTATATCAGAGGGGGAGGAAAGACGTTATTTAACGATTATCTGACTTCCAAGGGCTGGTCTGCCAGCAATTTTTATCAGAGCGATGAACAGGTAAAAACGGTCAATGCGGATTTGGAAAACATGCTGAAAACCTCTGAATATAATGTGACGGTAAACGACATCGTGAATAACCTGACCGACTGCCGGTATTTAAAAGGCTTAGGCGGGGAGTGCGGTATCATTGGAAAGATCAATCTGAACCATTACTCGGCACCATTCTTCCGAACCTATGAAATTCGATTTGACATCGGCGTGAAGCTAAGTGATATTACCTTAAAAGGGTTCAAAGATTCCCTGACTGTCAACATGCCATATGCACCTACTGAAGGGCAGCTGACATACTCGCTCAACCTGTATTATCTGGATGCTTCCGGGAAGCTGCAGAAACTGCCGTGCGTGTATGATAAAAATACGGGAACCGTACAATTTGCCACCAATATGCTGCCGAACTTCTTTACGGATACCCGAAGCATGGAGGCGGATAAGGCGGAATCTCTATTTGCAGATGTTCCGGTATCGGCCTGGTACTTCGATTATGTTATGTATGCGTACGAAAAGGGCATGATGAATGGAACGGGCGGCAGCCTGTTTCAGCCGAAGGCTCCGATGACGCGTGCCATGATGGTCTATACCCTTTATAAGATGGCGGGAGCGCCGGAGGTAAAAGGAAATGTTTCGGTTCCGGAAGATGTGGGAAGCAGCTGGTATAAGCCGGCAGTGGAATGGGCACTGGAAAATGGCATTGCTTCAGAAAATTGGGAAAAGAAGTTTGCGGGCAACGATTCGGTGACCCGTGAGCAGCTTGCGGATATGCTGTGGAAATATGCAAAATATAAGGGAATGGACGTTACAAAGGGCAAATATGCGGACGTATATCATTATGCGGATGTCTTTGCTGTCTCCCCGCAGTTGAGAGATGGTGTGGACTGGGCGTGCAGTGCGGGCATCCTGACAGGAACCGGCACGGGGACGATCCTCGCCCCTCAGAGCCCGGCGACCCGGGGAGAAGTAGCTGCCATGCTGAAACGTTTTGCCGAAATAGAATAA